In the Gymnogyps californianus isolate 813 chromosome 3, ASM1813914v2, whole genome shotgun sequence genome, one interval contains:
- the LOC127015151 gene encoding uncharacterized protein LOC127015151: protein MGQANCCCGSREALSEAEAVLSADVRLSRGRKRSERRLLLLPEELVIAKLQDDPSLRPQLRLALDQLWVLSSGKEAAGEEEAAKEEEEGSEEDSASLLLVWPTGSCLATFGSRALKELWVGALLGTPEGDKRARLTRLPSLQLVEKELSRRHAWRPFNARSLERLMERQAKDARKPGPLPAPSSTEGGLCRSPGEFWKERRGGPSFLLQRARLRK, encoded by the exons ATGGGCCAGGCCAACTGCTGCTGCGGCTCCAG ggaggctcTGAGCGAGGCCGAGGCGGTGCTGAGCGCAGACGTGCGGCTGAGCCGGGGCCGCAAGAGGAGCGAGAGgcgccttctcctcctcccagaggAACTGGTCATCGCCAAGTTGCA agatgACCCCAGCCTGCGCCCACAGCTCCGCCTGGCCCTGGAccagctgtgggtgctgagcagcgggaaggaggcggcgggggaggaagaagcagccaaggaggaggaggaaggcagcgagGAGGACAGCGCCTCCCTCCTCTTGGTGTGGCCCACgggctcctgcctggccacTTTCGG GTCCCGGGCGCTGAAGGAGCTGTGGGTGGGCGCCCTGCTGGG GACGCCCGAAGGAGACAAGAGAGCCCGCCTGACGCGTCTCCCGTCGCTTCAACTCGTCGAGAAGGAGCTGAGCCGCCGCCATGCC TGGAGGCCATTCAACGCCaggagcctggagaggctgaTGGAGCGCCAGGCAAAG GATGCTCGCAAGCCAGGGCCTCTGCCGGCCCCGTCAAGCACCGAAGGGGGACTTTGCCGCTCCCCAGgtgagttttggaaagaaaggcgGGGAgggccttcttttctcctgcaacGGGCACGTCTGCGGAagtga
- the LOC127014022 gene encoding rho GTPase-activating protein 20-like, giving the protein MQVGQPEGGRQLEQQGHALGSSRWTWLCGATEALAPGQAGSGCSRLLFGQPLAAVCGEDGTLPRPIQELLAVLQREGPSTEGIFRRAAGATALRELREALERGAEVELGSQPALLLAVVLKDFLRSIPGKLLVSELYEDWMAALQKSSKEEKISELQAVAEKLPAANLLLLKRLLRLLRHIGHNAAASRMSCSNLAICIGPNLLSPPEEDLLPLEALLEVTEKVKVLVEFLMENCRELFGEESAEPRCAAGEEWPAPVPRCRDVRLEEQGVPAGTAAAEQEAEGLPHAGPSPLGVLSEAGGERVVACETGEVVSCQLPTPPFLLEAPPALPPSSPESAADSLGCPQEPASLSEERRFAGCAQDKAKRRKRKSKQAWGEESARRAAKKRRKREAVLADGAVQRRRKAQQALIPCRRAKRWECWAPPLTSRIK; this is encoded by the exons ATGCAGGTTGGGCAGCCCGAGGGAGGAcgtcagctggagcagcaaggacACGCGCTGGGCAGCAGCCGCTGGACGTGGTTGTGCGGGGCCACGGAGGCTCTG GCGCCGGGGCAGGCGGGCTccggctgcagcaggctgctctttgggcagcccctggcagctgTCTGCGGGGAGGATGGCACGCTGCCCCGGCCCATCCAG gagctgctggctgtcctgcagcGGGAAGGGCCGTCAACGGAGGGCATCTTCCGCAGAGCTGCCGGCGCGACAGCGCTTCGGGAGCTGCGGGAGGCCCTGGAGCGTGGTGCAGAGGTGGAGCTGGGAAGCCAGCCTGCGCTGCTGCTGGCCGTCGTCTTGAAG GACTTTCTCCGAAGCATCCCCGGCAAGCTCCTGGTGAGCGAGCTCTACGAGGACTGGATGGCAGcgctgcagaagagcagcaaggaggagaagatcTCCGAGCTGCAAGC GGTGGCCGAGAAGTTGCCCGCagccaacctcctcctcctgaagcGCCTGCTGCGCCTCCTCCGGCACATCGGCCACAACGCAGCCGCCAGCAGGATGAGCTGCAGCAACCTGGCCATCTGCATCGGGCCCAACCTGCTGAGCCCACCCGAGGAGGACCTGCTCCCGCTGGAGGCCCTGCTGGAGGTGACCGAGAAG gtgaagGTGCTGGTGGAGTTCCTGATGGAGAACTGCAGGGAGCTCTTTGGGGAGGAGAGCGCCGAGCCTCGGTGTGCAGCAGGCGAGGAGTGGCCAGCCCCCGTGCCGAGATGCAGAG aCGTGCGTTTGGAAGAGCAAGgcgtccctgcaggcacagcagccgccgagcaggaggcagaaggctTGCCACACGCAGGCCCATCTCCGCTGGGTGTCCTCAGCGAAGCGGGGGGAGAGCGGGTGGTGGCGTGTGAAACGGGAGAG GTggtctcctgccagctgccaaCTCCACCGTTTCTTTTGGAGGCCCCTCCAGCTTTGCCTCCAAGCAGCCCCGAGAGCGCGGCAGACTCCCTGGGGTGCCCACAAGAGCCGGCGAGCCTGtcagaggaaagaag GTTtgcaggctgtgcccaggacaaggcaaagagaagaaagcggAAGAGCAAACAggcgtggggagaggagagtgcAAGGCGCGCggcaaagaagaggaggaagagagaagcgGTTTTGGCGGATGGAGCAGTGCAAAGACGCAGGAAGGCGCAGCAG GCGCTGATTCCTTGTCGCCGGGCGAAGCGTTGGGAGTGCTGGGCCCCGCCGCTGACGTCCAGaataaaatga